The DNA window GACATCCTCTGGAAGAACTGGTCAGGCCTCGATAAGGTATTGAAGACAGGCGAACCGTATCATGCCGCGCACGACCAAGGCTCCTTCATCAAAGGGATGCATAACCTCGCATCGCTGAAGGCCCGGAACGTAATCAGGGCCATAAACATGAAAGGTGTGAAGAGGGCCCTTGATCTCGGCGGAGGTCCCGGGACCTACGCCATCGAGATGGCAAAGCACGGTGTCTCGGTCACGCTCTATGACAGACCCGAGACGATAGAGATAGCGCGAGCGATCGTAGAGCAATCAGGACTGAGGCATGTCGGGTTTGCCGAGGGGGATTTCCTTTCCGATGACATCGGCTTCGGATACGACCTCGTATTCATCAGCCAGGTGCTCCACGCTTGTTCGGAGGATGAGTGTTTCCTGGTCATCGAAAAAGCCCGCAATGCCTTGCGCCCGGGGGGCAGGGTAGTCATTCAGGAATTTTTCATCACGGATGACAGGACGCGTCCGTCCCAGAGCGCGCTCTTTTCGGTCAACATGCTCGTGAATACGACTGCCGGAAGATGCTATGCGAGGCGGGAGATCAGGTCGTGGCTCTCCGCTGCGGGTTTCAGGAAGATGAAGGATAAGATACTCGATGATGCGGTCCTCATATCCGGTGAAAAAGCGCTCTCATAAGAAGATCGGCGTTTTCGGGGGTACCTTCAATCCTCTCCACTACGGACACCTCAGGGCT is part of the Thermodesulfovibrionales bacterium genome and encodes:
- a CDS encoding methyltransferase is translated as MPGIPEEAKMLRGLWGGFQSARVLLTANNFGVFDHLKSARKAEDIAALLRTDRRATEILLDALTGLGLLKKTAGRYRNAAMASRFLVKGSPLYQGDIMRHADILWKNWSGLDKVLKTGEPYHAAHDQGSFIKGMHNLASLKARNVIRAINMKGVKRALDLGGGPGTYAIEMAKHGVSVTLYDRPETIEIARAIVEQSGLRHVGFAEGDFLSDDIGFGYDLVFISQVLHACSEDECFLVIEKARNALRPGGRVVIQEFFITDDRTRPSQSALFSVNMLVNTTAGRCYARREIRSWLSAAGFRKMKDKILDDAVLISGEKALS